ATATCCGATTGGTACCTGACGATCCAATGTTCAGCGCACCAGACATCGGATCAGCGGCAGTGACTTTGGACCCGCAGCTTCCCACGGTGGCACTTGACGGACCTCCTGACCACGTTGATTCCCTGCTCCGATTCATGCTGATGCAGATGGCCGGCTACCCCCGGGCTGCGGAGTCACCCGTCATTATCGTTGGGAGCGTCGGAAGGCTGCCCCTAAGCGCCAGGTTCCTCGCGAAGGTTACTCTTACGACGCAGTACGAGGCGGCCCTCACTGCCATGCTGCAGCTAAGCGGCAGCGCTCATGGAAGGCTGCTCATCATCGATGAACCGGCAGGGTGGGACAAGGCCGCGTTGGCATCCCTCCTGGGCGCCGCGCGCCGGAACGGGTGGCAGGTGGTCCGTTGTGGCCCACCTGCTGAACACCCCGGGCCCTTAATCGAGCTTTCAACGTCAGGGACCACAGGAACATTGGACGTGGCCGGCGAGCGCCGGACTTTCGTTCCAGACCTCGTCCCGATCAGCGTTTTCGATGCGTTTTGCCGCACCATGGCCTCGCTGGCCCACCAGGAACATGTCGGCACACGGCAGCCCGTTCCTGAGCAGTGCACACTGGCTGCCCTTCTTCCCTCCGGGACCCGAAGGGTTCTTCTTCGCTGGGAAGACACTGCACGATTGCCTGGACTAAGGGCCGTGTTGGGCCAGGGCCGTCAGGGACCCGTGACCTTTGACTTTAAGCGCGACGGTCCACACCTTCTGGTGGCCGGTACCACGGGCTCAGGAAAGTCGGAGCTCCTGAGGACCCTCGTCGCTTCCATGGCGCTGACGTACTCCCCCAATCACACAACCTTCCTCTTTGTCGATTTCAAAGGCGGCTCAGGACTACGGCCGCTCGCCGGCCTGCCTCACTGCGTAGGCCTCTTGACCGATCTTGGTGGGCGCCAGTTGGATCGCGCACTTGCTTCGCTCCGGGCAGAGATCAGGTACCGCGAGGAGTTGTTCGCTGCGGCCGACGTCACGGACCTGGACCAATACCACCTTGCTGCGTCGAGCCCGTACCCTGCAGTTCCGCATTTGGTTTTGGTCATCGACGAGTTCCGTATGTTGATTGACGAAGCTCCCGGCGCCCTTCGCGAGCTCATGCGGGTCGCCACCATCGGCCGATCCCTTGGCGTCCATCTGGTGATGGCGACCCAGAGGCCTCAAGGAGCATTGACAGCCGACATCCGGGCGAACGTTGCGTCGAGTATCGCTCTTCGAGTGCAATCAGAGGCGGAGTCCGTGGATATCATCAATTCAAAGGTGGCCGCCTCCATCAGGGCAGATACTCCGGGAAGGGCCTACCTGGTCCGGGCCTCAGACACGCCGGAAGAATTCCAGGCCGCGTCCCTCTCGGTTTCCCACGATGCCAGAGCCTCCGATGGCCCTGTTGATGGATCTCCTCAGTTGGTCCACACAGCCTCCCAGATACTCAACAACGGCTCACGCCGTGAGGTCCCACCGTCCCAGCCCTTGGCCGGACATCGGGATGCCCTCCCGGATGCCGGTGTCGGGCGGCTTGTTTTGACTGTCCAGGACGCGTGGCGCCGCCAGGGGAGTTCCCTCCCCCGACATCCCGTGGCGGAACCCCTGCCTTCTGCGATTCCGTGGAGTGGTGGGCCTTCCCTGGCGGATGCCTCTGATGTCCCCGCAACCACAGAAGCAGTGCCATGGCGTGTTGGGCCGCTGGCGTTGGTTGACAGGCCCACACGGCAAGTTGTGGAGCCCTTGCAATGGTTGCCGGCCGAGCACGGACATCTGGCCATGATCGGAAGTGCTTCGAGCGGCATGCACGCCTGCTTCAGGGCAGTCTCGGCCATGCTGTCCACACAAGGACCCCAGCCTCATCCCTTTGTTCTGGATGCGGCAGGAATATTGGGCGACCTCGTTGGCCAGGCAAGGGTAGGTGCGCTCGTGGGCCTGCACCAATTACCGCTTGCAGCGCGTGTGTTAAAACGTCTCGCCGAGGAAATGGACTGCCGACGCACCAGCAACGACGCCGGGAGGACCTCCAAGCCTCTGACTTTGATCATCACGGGGTGGTGCTCATGGGCCACCGCCTTCCGGGCCGGGACCTCAGCCTGGGCAGAGAGCCTCCTGCAGGACATTGTGAGGGACGGCCGTCCTCTCGGCATCACGGTGATGATTTGTGGCGAGCGGGAATTGGTCAGTTCACGTTTCTTTGCCGCGATACAAAACCGGGCTTATTTTCCGTCAGGCTCCACGGAGGAAGCCCGGTTTCACTGGCCCCGCTTTCCAGAGGTGGAGCCAATTCCAGGGCGCGCCGTCGCCACGGGCAACTTCGTCGACGGAGATACAGTGGTTACCCAGTTTCGCGAGGCTCCCGACGAGGGGCACTGGCCGTTCGCCCCTCCCCCACAAGGGAAACCGCCCTTCCGTCTGCGGCCGCTTCCCGATCGCCTGGACGAACAGGAATTTCGTGTTGGGCTCAAGTCCTCGTCTGCCCTGTTGATGTCTGCCGGGCAGGAATCGGGGAACGCTCTATGGATCGGCGTTGGAGGGGACGAAGCGATGCCCGTTTCCCTGCCTCTCCGGCTGCACGGTGTCAGCATCATCCTCGGCGGCCATCGATCAGGGAAGAGCACGGCTTTGGCATCACTCCGTCGCCTGAATCCTTCAGTTGCCTGGGTTGTTCCGGCACTTGGAACATCCGCGGAATCTTCCCGGGCCTCGGCCACACAAGAAAACTGTGACCTGGACCCGGAGAGCGTCGTGTTGGTGGACGACGCGGACTCTCTTGACACCCAAGGGCGCCAAGCCCTCACTGCTTTGGTGGGTAAAGTCCGAGGCATCGTGATGACAGCCACTCCCGGGCCCGCACTGACGCAGCAACTGCCACTGGCCCGGGAAGTCCAGACCTTCCGAATGGGTGTGGTCCTGGCGCCGGGATCGCCTCACGATGGCGATCTCCTGGGAGTACGGCTGGAAACAGACCGCCCAGCCCGCCCTGGGCGTGGCTATGTGGTGGAGGGAGGAGAAGTGCAGCCGTTTCAAGCAGTCCTCACAACGGACTTCCCACCCATTGCCGCTCATGGTTCCCCCGCGGAGACGGGTTAAAGGACTCCGGAGGTACCGCCTGTGCGCGACGCGTAGGCAATCACGTCCCTATGGAAAAGGAACACAATGGCCGCAACGGCCGGGATGATCATAGCCAGGCCCGGCAGAACAAGCCCACCGGTCATAGTGGGGAAACCGATGGTGAGAACGAACAACTGGGCCACCAACGCAGCCGCCCGGGTCCATCGGTATCCTCGGAACAGGTAATGCCCCACTGCGAACAACCACACCGAAAAGGCAAGGAGCAGCCCCAGCGTAAAAACGGCTCCCCAGAAAGTCAGCACCGGGGCGCCAGTAAGCAATTCGTACGCGTACCAGGCGGCGGCACCCATGAGCGCGAGGGCTTCCAACAGGACAACGGCAGAGATCACTGCCACCCCACGGGGCCGGCGACTGCCGGCTCGGCCGCTGTTCTCATGGTGCGCCTGCGCGTCGGAATCTTCTCCCGGCTCCGGTCCGGAGGCGGGTTGGGCAGGGTTTACGGGAGGTCTTGACACACTGGCACACTACCGGACATAGTCATCTAGCAGTGAGGGCACTGGCGGCTGATGTGATGCATCGCTCACAGATTCCGGGCATTTCGACCACTAACACCCCTTGTTTACAAGGCGTTAACATGAAACGCTTGACTCAGACGACCAAGGGGGCCCATGCGGGCCCCTTTCCTTTGGAGCCTCTCGTGAATGTTTTCACAAAAGGCCCTATCTAGTTCTCACGAATGGAGTGACTGATCAGCATGGATTGGCGTAATCGCGCAGCCTGCCTCGACAAGGACCCGGAGCTCTTCTTCCCAGTCGGCAACACGGGACCAGCACTT
Above is a genomic segment from Arthrobacter sp. YN containing:
- a CDS encoding FtsK/SpoIIIE domain-containing protein — protein: MTLECTLVRGPAAAEFSAPEELTIRVPVGTPGAHLQTILGDERGTGSLAVDGRDIAALTVGRPPLVSGAIIVDGPAPHHLSEPASLPLMLLTHSGPSAGVVFRIHRGRFRIGRGATEISVPDPDMSREHAILDVSSTALTLSGVAAVNPVLVDGRPSRRTSLTSESTILCGNSVFSVSTERGPLPEISNDAGRSVEEPLEVPHSGRQGNRMAIILAAVLPLIAGVGLAIATGMWMYLGFTAISAVSLLIPFITGRKSRRECRLAVARAAQEDLGRRQRCSPSAAELVVAACGRAAMEVRDAARGQSDSSLSQSPADSPRETVSADSGSWIRLGTAEAQANIRLVPDDPMFSAPDIGSAAVTLDPQLPTVALDGPPDHVDSLLRFMLMQMAGYPRAAESPVIIVGSVGRLPLSARFLAKVTLTTQYEAALTAMLQLSGSAHGRLLIIDEPAGWDKAALASLLGAARRNGWQVVRCGPPAEHPGPLIELSTSGTTGTLDVAGERRTFVPDLVPISVFDAFCRTMASLAHQEHVGTRQPVPEQCTLAALLPSGTRRVLLRWEDTARLPGLRAVLGQGRQGPVTFDFKRDGPHLLVAGTTGSGKSELLRTLVASMALTYSPNHTTFLFVDFKGGSGLRPLAGLPHCVGLLTDLGGRQLDRALASLRAEIRYREELFAAADVTDLDQYHLAASSPYPAVPHLVLVIDEFRMLIDEAPGALRELMRVATIGRSLGVHLVMATQRPQGALTADIRANVASSIALRVQSEAESVDIINSKVAASIRADTPGRAYLVRASDTPEEFQAASLSVSHDARASDGPVDGSPQLVHTASQILNNGSRREVPPSQPLAGHRDALPDAGVGRLVLTVQDAWRRQGSSLPRHPVAEPLPSAIPWSGGPSLADASDVPATTEAVPWRVGPLALVDRPTRQVVEPLQWLPAEHGHLAMIGSASSGMHACFRAVSAMLSTQGPQPHPFVLDAAGILGDLVGQARVGALVGLHQLPLAARVLKRLAEEMDCRRTSNDAGRTSKPLTLIITGWCSWATAFRAGTSAWAESLLQDIVRDGRPLGITVMICGERELVSSRFFAAIQNRAYFPSGSTEEARFHWPRFPEVEPIPGRAVATGNFVDGDTVVTQFREAPDEGHWPFAPPPQGKPPFRLRPLPDRLDEQEFRVGLKSSSALLMSAGQESGNALWIGVGGDEAMPVSLPLRLHGVSIILGGHRSGKSTALASLRRLNPSVAWVVPALGTSAESSRASATQENCDLDPESVVLVDDADSLDTQGRQALTALVGKVRGIVMTATPGPALTQQLPLAREVQTFRMGVVLAPGSPHDGDLLGVRLETDRPARPGRGYVVEGGEVQPFQAVLTTDFPPIAAHGSPAETG